The following proteins come from a genomic window of bacterium:
- a CDS encoding M23 family metallopeptidase, with product MLSKHLKIASKKIISLYLIIAYCAAPLAIASPLRTELGMFVFPLMAAKLSSKYGTRKHPVYRYVRHHNGVDLQAPEGSHVRAVKNGQIVFADNYAGYGKLVTIDHGNGYASLYGHLDEILVNPGTIVKAGTLIGRVGSTGISSGPHLHFEWRQNGKSIDPLKVFPNLTSSAAG from the coding sequence ATGCTTTCAAAACACTTAAAAATAGCTTCCAAAAAGATAATTAGTTTATACCTAATTATCGCTTACTGCGCTGCACCGCTGGCAATCGCAAGCCCGCTACGCACAGAGCTTGGAATGTTTGTTTTCCCGCTAATGGCAGCAAAGCTTTCTAGCAAGTATGGCACACGCAAGCATCCGGTCTACCGCTACGTCAGGCACCATAATGGCGTTGACCTCCAAGCACCCGAAGGCAGCCACGTCCGCGCTGTTAAAAACGGCCAAATCGTCTTTGCTGATAACTACGCAGGTTACGGTAAACTCGTCACAATCGACCACGGCAACGGCTACGCCTCACTTTACGGTCACCTTGATGAAATCTTAGTCAACCCCGGCACAATCGTTAAAGCAGGCACTCTGATCGGGCGAGTCGGTAGCACCGGCATCTCAAGCGGCCCTCACCTCCACTTCGAATGGCGCCAAAACGGTAAATCCATCGACCCACTAAAAGTTTTCCCTAACCTCACCAGCTCTGCCGCCGGCTAG
- a CDS encoding SH3 domain-containing protein, which yields MEKNIFETEAESAHTEVAKLSPRVQLSQAKLKVLALGLVTGALIFFTLFSKSTNSGSASSQNDPNLVVGFTDSSPTNPAPTTEPVIKELEAPVVNNLNSTDSAPSPTKAHPENLTPPDNSSEFIPIYQVSLLRKELENEIASLKQALSAKDQQLNALKATTIVPGDPASEIRRREDALLNLNTKFQELKNKYDLEMQSSKAIKQALADMQSGSANYTKEIAQLKTELRNSRDEISRLLLEIREKGTSEKELSLHKQQLLDAHKDIRDLKASLEASKTLTTNNSYLRAEIAKAEKELSDLRIKSSEYDKYKPVLETALERIKTLSKENAEFNLKITELSKNSTEKSHALETTTKELADLKIKATTSEKNLQELIAKSDTSNTELEKLRAELATLRPRAEQADKLESDLVNTRNELLLKQTELSALTETASPNRKSDTRVNARAQTADVQPQIVAADVALVEIIAEKANLRSGPGEEHSPVMQLQKGARLTVEAIQGEWIRVLTPTGGRAYVRKDVTRNVGANSPTPAARGMRGDDNFNILANEAKSDSNNDDPEVEDAFKTLKNSFQKDN from the coding sequence GTGGAAAAAAATATTTTTGAAACTGAAGCGGAAAGCGCTCATACTGAGGTGGCAAAACTGTCACCTCGAGTTCAACTCAGTCAAGCTAAATTGAAAGTCCTCGCGCTAGGACTAGTCACAGGCGCATTAATTTTTTTTACCCTGTTTTCAAAGTCAACAAACTCAGGCTCAGCAAGCAGTCAAAATGATCCCAATCTCGTTGTAGGTTTTACTGATTCTAGTCCGACAAATCCTGCTCCAACTACTGAGCCAGTAATTAAAGAGCTCGAAGCGCCAGTTGTAAATAATCTAAACTCGACAGATTCAGCTCCTAGCCCAACAAAGGCTCATCCCGAAAACTTAACGCCTCCGGACAATAGCAGCGAATTTATTCCAATTTACCAAGTATCTCTACTCCGTAAGGAACTTGAAAATGAAATTGCAAGCCTTAAGCAAGCCTTAAGTGCAAAGGATCAACAGCTTAACGCACTTAAAGCCACAACAATTGTTCCTGGTGACCCAGCAAGTGAAATTCGTCGACGTGAAGATGCATTACTCAACTTGAATACAAAATTTCAAGAATTAAAGAATAAGTACGACCTTGAAATGCAAAGCTCAAAGGCAATTAAACAAGCTCTGGCTGATATGCAAAGTGGTTCCGCGAATTATACTAAAGAAATCGCCCAATTGAAGACTGAGTTACGTAACTCTCGCGACGAAATTTCTCGGCTGCTTTTAGAAATTCGAGAAAAAGGCACTAGCGAAAAGGAACTCTCGCTCCATAAACAACAACTACTTGATGCGCATAAAGACATTCGCGACCTCAAAGCAAGCCTAGAAGCCAGCAAAACCTTAACTACAAATAATTCTTACTTACGCGCTGAGATTGCCAAGGCAGAAAAAGAACTTTCCGACTTACGCATCAAAAGCAGCGAATATGATAAATATAAACCAGTCCTCGAAACAGCTTTAGAACGCATCAAAACACTGTCAAAAGAAAACGCTGAATTTAATCTTAAAATCACCGAACTCTCAAAAAATTCTACAGAAAAATCGCATGCCTTAGAAACCACGACAAAAGAACTAGCTGACTTGAAAATTAAGGCGACTACCAGCGAAAAGAATCTGCAAGAGTTAATTGCCAAGAGTGATACAAGCAACACTGAACTTGAAAAGCTTAGAGCTGAATTAGCAACGCTTCGTCCACGCGCCGAACAAGCAGATAAACTCGAAAGCGACCTCGTCAACACTCGTAACGAATTACTACTCAAACAAACCGAACTAAGCGCATTAACAGAAACAGCCTCACCAAACCGCAAGTCAGACACAAGGGTCAATGCCCGCGCGCAAACAGCTGATGTTCAACCGCAAATTGTTGCCGCAGATGTGGCTCTCGTTGAAATCATCGCAGAAAAAGCAAACCTAAGAAGTGGCCCCGGCGAAGAACATTCACCTGTAATGCAACTACAAAAAGGAGCACGACTTACTGTCGAAGCAATTCAAGGCGAATGGATTCGAGTACTAACTCCTACCGGCGGCCGTGCATATGTTCGTAAAGATGTCACTCGCAACGTTGGCGCAAACTCTCCTACTCCAGCCGCACGCGGAATGCGCGGCGATGATAACTTCAACATCCTTGCAAACGAAGCCAAATCAGACTCTAACAACGACGACCCAGAAGTAGAAGATGCTTTCAAAACACTTAAAAATAGCTTCCAAAAAGATAATTAG
- a CDS encoding prepilin-type N-terminal cleavage/methylation domain-containing protein — protein MKVNSAGINNAGMTLVELLMCLVCLGILASIVIPQYAEYKKKAYDAMAISHIHKIRLAEESYYSEQHEYTYLCENLRNHGFTWNNDQVRINLMNPDDNSLDPFDNGHGVLSRWSWKGTFGHLRGSKCYVSSNEEGETTTYYSNYGPGGAMGNCEENGDGSCVARAW, from the coding sequence GTGAAAGTTAATAGCGCTGGGATTAACAACGCGGGAATGACTTTGGTGGAACTTTTAATGTGCCTAGTCTGCCTTGGTATTTTAGCTTCAATTGTAATTCCCCAGTATGCTGAATACAAAAAGAAGGCATATGATGCTATGGCAATAAGCCACATTCACAAAATAAGATTAGCTGAGGAAAGTTATTATTCCGAGCAGCACGAATATACTTATTTATGTGAAAATTTACGCAATCACGGTTTTACGTGGAATAATGATCAGGTCAGAATTAATCTCATGAACCCAGATGATAATTCTCTTGACCCATTTGATAATGGACATGGTGTATTGTCGCGCTGGAGTTGGAAGGGGACATTCGGCCACCTGCGTGGTTCAAAATGCTACGTCTCTTCGAATGAAGAAGGCGAAACTACAACTTATTATAGTAATTATGGTCCTGGCGGAGCGATGGGCAACTGCGAAGAGAATGGAGATGGCAGCTGCGTAGCACGCGCTTGGTAG
- a CDS encoding PH domain-containing protein: MSSKKEQIRNQNVFLEEERDTSAAEDFDATAIEVASPGNRYYFFPAWRAQIFELISFFALSYVCIQLTKYFEGSSIYSLVVVPGELFSFGDKTYMMHLPLLTLIPGFVLTKILYFMYNAKYIIDERGVEAQIGLVSLKLRQPRLRYEDIRGVEPVQTILQRILGIGDVHIGSAAQQEVEIIMEGIPDPRKVQLLVQGARDRRIRNLQKKSFESEELVSSD; encoded by the coding sequence ATGAGTTCTAAAAAAGAACAAATTCGCAACCAGAATGTCTTTCTCGAAGAAGAACGAGATACTAGTGCAGCCGAGGACTTCGATGCGACTGCAATTGAGGTCGCTAGTCCAGGAAATCGCTACTATTTCTTTCCTGCCTGGCGCGCACAAATTTTCGAGTTGATTAGTTTTTTTGCGCTTTCTTATGTTTGTATTCAACTTACGAAGTATTTTGAAGGTAGTTCAATTTACTCTCTAGTCGTTGTGCCCGGTGAGTTATTCAGTTTTGGAGACAAAACTTACATGATGCACTTACCGCTCTTGACACTTATTCCAGGGTTTGTGCTCACCAAAATTTTGTATTTCATGTACAATGCAAAATATATTATCGACGAACGCGGAGTTGAAGCACAGATTGGCCTAGTTTCACTTAAACTCAGACAGCCGCGACTACGCTACGAAGACATTCGCGGTGTCGAACCAGTGCAGACAATCCTACAAAGAATTTTAGGAATCGGCGATGTACATATCGGTAGCGCCGCTCAACAAGAAGTTGAAATTATCATGGAGGGCATACCCGACCCGCGCAAGGTACAATTACTTGTACAAGGTGCACGCGACCGCCGCATTAGAAATTTACAAAAGAAGTCATTTGAATCCGAAGAACTAGTTTCCAGTGACTAA